The Ignavibacteriales bacterium sequence GGTTAAGCCCGTTAACGTTGCAAAAAAATTATAAAGGTAATCCCCGTAAGTTAACCGGCGCCCGTATTTATGTTTTGGAAGATTCATTCGAAATTATTTTTATGACAGTAACAAAATAGTAAAAGAATCGAATACTTTGAAGTAACACCGGAAATATTCCATTAAATTTCAGAAAAACTCAGTCATGTTGAGCCCCGATTATCATCGTGATAAACTCCACGAAACATGAGCGACGCAATACATCCATTTCTCGACTTCGCTCGAAATGACTTTGCATCTCCGATCGGAATGGCTTAGTATTTTTATTGGCAACCTAATTCACAAATGGATTCCCGATTTAATCATGAGGGAATGACAAATGGGATTAAAATGCGTTCTTGATATGATTGATCTTTGGTTTTTCATCTTTTAGATGAAGGATAGCAATCAAATCTATTCGGCAATTCTGTTCGCTGATTTTTTTGTCAAAAAGATAAGCTTCGGCTGTTCTTCTGATCAGTTTTTGCTTTCCTTTTGAAATGGACAGTTCCGGCGGTCCGTATTCATCATTAGTTCTGTATTTAACTTCAATAAAAACTAACTCGTCTTTATCCTTGACAATAATATCAATTTCGCCATGCCCGTAAAAATAATTCCGTTCAACAATTTGGTAACCAAGCTGTTGTAAAAATTTACAAGCAAGGTCTTCGCCGTAATTGCCGGTCTTACGTTTGTTCGTATTCAAGTCAGTTGTCAATAGTCAAACCCAATTTATCAGTATGCTTAGGCACTCAGGCACTTAGTTACTCAGGAACTCAGCTACTCATTTTCTATTGCCTGAATTCTTCAGTAAAAAGTTTTTCTTGTACTTCTTCTAAAATATTTTTCAAAAAAGTTTTACGGTGAATTGGCGAAGCTCCGAATTTCTTTACAGCTTCTCTGTGAGCAAGAGTAGCGTAGCCTTTATTCCGGTTCCATAAGTATTCCGGAAATTTATTGTGAGCTTCCTTCATAATTCCATCACGTGTTACTTTTGCAATAATTGATGCGGCTGCTATTGAGAATGATTTTGCGTCTCCCTTAACCACTGTTTTTGTTTTAATATCAGAGATAAAAGATTTGTTACCGTCAATTAAAATTAAATTTGGAATAAGGGAAAGCTTGGACGCAGCATGTTTCATTGCTTTAAGTGACGCTTGTAAAATATTTATCTCATCAATCTCTTCGTGTCCAATAATTCCAATTCCGTACGAAAGACAATTTTCTAAAATCCACACATAAAGTTCTTCCCGTTTCTTTTCAGTAACTTGTTTTGAATCGTTGATCTCTTTATGAAAGGTGTTTTTATCAAATATAACCGCGGCGGCAACAACAGGCCCGGCAAGCGGACCGCGCCCAGCTTCATCAACTCCGGCAATAAGTTTAATTTTTGGGGAGAGGAATTTGTTGTCAAAATCTTTTAGTGTGCGCATCAAAATTCATTTATTATTCCAAAATGTATTTTTCCATCACCGAAGGAATCTCCTTTAGCAAGAGCAAAACTTACACCCAGAACACCAAGACCGGTCTCAATATTCAGACCAAAGCCGTAACCGATCTTAAAAGAAGAAATCTCCGGAATGTTTTTCTGTTTATCCTCGTTGCGTAAAAAATATCCGCTGTCGAGAAACAGAAATGTAAACGAACGTTTAGAGAGAAGAAATCTGTATTCAAGATTAGACCAAAAAATTCTGTTGCCTTGGAATTGCTTCTCTCTATATCCGCGTAAAGTATTTGCACCGCCGAGAAAATACAAATCACTTAAATCTGTGTTGTCTCCTCGTAATTCGCGACCGTGAACACCTATAGCAGCAACCTGTTTCTGAAAGAGTTGACTGAAAATAGTAAAATCGAATTCCAATCGCTGCAGTGAAATATTCAATTTT is a genomic window containing:
- a CDS encoding YraN family protein, producing MNTNKRKTGNYGEDLACKFLQQLGYQIVERNYFYGHGEIDIIVKDKDELVFIEVKYRTNDEYGPPELSISKGKQKLIRRTAEAYLFDKKISEQNCRIDLIAILHLKDEKPKINHIKNAF
- a CDS encoding ribonuclease HII — encoded protein: MRTLKDFDNKFLSPKIKLIAGVDEAGRGPLAGPVVAAAVIFDKNTFHKEINDSKQVTEKKREELYVWILENCLSYGIGIIGHEEIDEINILQASLKAMKHAASKLSLIPNLILIDGNKSFISDIKTKTVVKGDAKSFSIAAASIIAKVTRDGIMKEAHNKFPEYLWNRNKGYATLAHREAVKKFGASPIHRKTFLKNILEEVQEKLFTEEFRQ